In Nymphaea colorata isolate Beijing-Zhang1983 chromosome 3, ASM883128v2, whole genome shotgun sequence, a genomic segment contains:
- the LOC116250553 gene encoding peroxidase P7-like, with protein sequence MLVVALSVAVLLLARGCSSQLTPDFYQESCPDLLPTIRYQVQLAVNRQPRMGASLLRLFFHDCFVNGCDGSILLDDTATFVGEKKAAPNLNSARGFEVIDAIKAAVDEVCPGVVSCADILALTAKDSVVELGGPNWNVRLGRRDAKTASQAAANTSIPPPTSNLNQLISNFQSHGLSVQDMVALSGAHTIGFARCTNFRSRIYNETNINGFFAETRQPFCPSIAGSGDNNLAPLDSQTPRLFDNSYFDNLIAKRGLLHSDQQLFNGGSTDSQVRAYSEDPDSFENDFVTAMTKMGDIQPLTGSNGEIRKDCRRVN encoded by the exons ATGCTCGTGGTGGCTCTTTCCGTTGCCGTCCTCCTCCTTGCGAGGGGTTGCTCTTCTCAGCTCACCCCTGACTTCTACCAGGAGAGCTGCCCTGACCTCTTGCCCACCATTCGGTATCAAGTCCAGTTAGCAGTAAACCGACAGCCACGGATGGGAGCCTCCCTGCTTCGCCTCTTCTTCCATGACTGCTTTGTCAAC GGATGTGATGGATCTATTCTATTAGATGACACAGCAACATTTGTGGGTGAAAAGAAGGCAGCTCCGAATTTGAACTCTGCAAGAGGGTTTGAGGTGATCGATGCCATTAAGGCAGCAGTGGATGAGGTTTGCCCTGGTGTTGTCTCATGTGCTGATATACTCGCCCTTACTGCTAAGGACTCCGTCGTTGAG TTAGGTGGACCAAATTGGAATGTGAGGCTGGGAAGGAGGGATGCTAAGACAGCGAGTCAAGCTGCAGCAAACACCAGCATCCCACCTCCCACCAGCAACCTCAATCAACTCATCTCTAACTTCCAGTCACATGGTCTCTCTGTCCAAGACATGGTTGCACTGTCAG GCGCTCACACCATTGGTTTCGCAAGGTGCACCAACTTCAGAAGCCGCATATATAATGAGACGAACATAAATGGTTTCTTTGCCGAAACAAGGCAACCGTTCTGCCCCAGCATCGCCGGCTCAGGGGACAACAACTTGGCACCTCTTGACTCCCAAACCCCAAGACTCTTTGACAACAGCTACTTCGATAACCTGATTGCCAAGCGAGGCCTCCTTCATTCTGATCAGCAATTGTTCAATGGTGGCTCCACAGATTCCCAAGTGAGAGCTTACAGTGAAGACCCTGATTCCTTCGAGAACGACTTCGTCACCGCCATGACCAAGATGGGGGACATCCAGCCTCTCACTGGTTCCAATGGGGAGATCAGGAAGGACTGCAGGAGGGTGAACTAA